The following DNA comes from Anopheles arabiensis isolate DONGOLA chromosome 3, AaraD3, whole genome shotgun sequence.
CAAACGGGGGAGGGATGCTCGAACTCATCAGCTATTCCGCGACATTTAGGTTTGTCGCCGTCTTGTAACAGAGGGCACAGGTGGTGGGATACCGATGGAGGGGATGATGATAAATGGTTTAAACGGGGTGGCGATCTTCTCAAACGTCGACAGACCGGATCAAGCACGTGcattttcattcaaaagcTCAGCAAACCGCTTTATGACGTCATTTTGTGGATGAAAACAAGTTCGGAATGGATTGTGGCGATTAGTTTAAGAGTGTTTTTGAAGGAGTTTTCGGGTGTGAAGTGAAATGAGAAAACAACCTTGAAAGCATGATTAATGAGAAATGTTTTAATCGGGCATTGCTCTTGTCTTTTTCCCCTTTGCGTTTTATACTTGTGTCCACAATAATTTAAGAAAGTAAAATTGAACAGATTTTTCTacattgaaagcaaaaattttcaaaaataaatttttttacaatattttcatgAATAAACTTAACAGAAATCATTGAAAAACTGTAACGACAATTTCAAAAGCAGCATGCTGTCAGTATCAATCCTGGTTTTCCACACCCTCAGTCACACCATGCTGTATGCACCATGTGCATGGTACAGTCTTTTTCGTGCTGTCAGTTCTGTACCAAGAACACAGTAAATgccaataaaaataacactaAGTTTTCTAAcgaaaattcaaaattcacaAAACAGCACTCAAATAAGtgaaaaatatatattctACAAATCTGATAAATTTTATatgccaataaaaaaaacactaagtTTTCTAAcgaaaattcaaaattaacaaaacagcactcaaataaatgaaaaatatatattctACCAATctgataaattttaaaaatatttatttcatccTAAAACCAAAATTTtgtcacaccaacacacacagcagcgtTGCGTTCTATCCGTCCATCACTGTATGTTTGGCAGCGTAGCGCGTTTGACGTTTGCGTACGCTAtttgtgtgcagcagcagcagcagcagctccgtccctgtttgtttgttgtgtttttgtggctTTTTCCTACAAAAAAACTTCTCCTCGGTGCCGTTTTACTGGAAGCAATTGTGCAATAAGCAGGTGGCAAGCGGGCGGTACACCCTTCGCCGGCGGAAAATCAACAGCAATGTGCTGATGGTGCAGGCAAAAACGGACACACGGCAGTACGAAGAGTAACACTGTCCCCGGATGCTTGAGGAGGGAAcgacgccaccgccaccaccaccgctgcaaGTGGGGATGAACATCGCTAATGGGCCGGCTGCAACGGCGGAGCGGCAACTTTGCCGGCTGTGCTTGGGACGGGACGGGGAGCTGGTGGACATTTTCGCGGCCCAGCAGCAGACGCCACACAGCGGAGAGTCACTGGCCGGGCGGATACAGGGCTGTCTGCAGCTGGATGTAAGTGATTCGTTACTGTTTGGGAAGTGCGTGTGTGGTTCAtccctgtttttgtttgcattttgtagGTCACACAGCACGATACGCTGCCGAGATGGATCTGCAAGCCGTGTCTGGAGAAGGTGGACGACTTTGCCGCCTTCCGGGAGCGCTGCAAGCAAAACGAACGGAAGCTACTGCTCGGGGAGGAAGACATACTGCACACGAAGGATGGTCCGACAGTGGGACCGACTGGCGAGCAAacagaggaggaagaggacgacgatgaggatgaggaGATGGAAATGATTGTAATTGATCCATCGCGGGACTATGAAAGCTCGAACGATAGCCTGCCGCATCGTTTCGAGCCGAGTGGTGTGGTAAATGGTGGCGATCCGGCAGCAGCACTACAGCCCGAACCGCACGCCGAAGAGGAAGAGCCCGAAGGCTCCGACGCTGAAGAAGGcgacgaggaggaagaagaggaggaggaagacgaACTGAAATGTGATACAGCGCCGGGTGGGACAGCGCCGAACGGGCTGCCGGACACCAGCTTCCACACGGCAGCGTCGAACACGGCGCCCCAAAAAACGGTCGTCTTCACCTGCAAGTACTGTGACGTGGCGTTCGCAGCCGCATCCGCCTGCCAGCTGCACGAGATGCAGGATCACGATCTGCTCGCACCGTACGCGTGCATCTTCTGCCAGTACAAAACCTCCATCCGGATGTTTCTCATTACGCACATACGGGATTCGCACGCGGTCACCCGGCCCTATATTTGTATCCAGTGCAATAAGGGCTTTTTGCGGCGGTCCGACCTGAAGAAGCACACGTTCGTGCATACGGGCGTGCGGCCGTACGCGTGCGACCAGTGCGGTAAGAGCTTTTCGCGCAACACGAATCTCAAGAAGCACATGCGCACCCACCTCGGGGTGAAGCCGCACGGGTGCGATCTGTGCCCGCGATCGTTCGCGAACAAGGCGGATCTGATACGCCACCGGAGCTTCCATCATGCACAGGAAACGCAGCACGCGTGCATacggtgcggtgcggtgtaCACGCAGAAGGACAAGCTGTACGATCACGAGCGGTACTGTATGGGGAAACCGTTGCCGTTCGGGATGGGTGAGATGGTGAAGCAGGAAGCACCAGCACCATTTGGGTTGAGTGTAGCTGCTcccgtaccaccaccacaaccagcGCAACTGCTGCAAGCCTCCGAACCGATTGTAAGCGAACAACCGCCAAGTTACGTTCCCGTACAGCCTGTAGCCGCACCACCTGTAGCAGTGACACCACCGTCGAGCAAAATCTACAGCTGCACCAAGTGCCCGAAACGGTTCCTCAGCAAGGCGAGCCTGCGCGCACATCAGGCCATCCACCCGGCCGAGGTAGACGCGCGCCCGTACGAGTGTCCCGTGTGCCGGAAGCAAATCGTCGGCAAGCGCGAGTACGATCGGCACCAGCAAACGCACAGCGAGCTGAAACCGTTCGGCTGTGGTACGTGCGGGAAGCGGTTTTCGCGGCGGGACAAGCTGCACCGGCACGAGCGCATCCATCAGCAGGCGGAGCGACACTTCACCTGCCCCACCTGTGCGGCCCGGTTCGTGCGGAAGGATGCTTACGAGTCGCATCTTAAGGTGCACTGCGCACCGCTGTACGGTGCGGTGCAGGAGATGGCGATGCCAACGATGCAACAACAGCCCCAGCAACAGCCACCATCACAACAACATTCCCTGCTGTACTCGATGATGGGTGGCGATGATGGGGCGCTGCTGGGGGTCGACCCGTCGCTTCGGATGTAAAGTGTTGGGCATACTGCTCTTCATTGTATAGTTAAAATACTCTCCTCCCCTTCACTTACATTTAGGCAAGTTAGAATACTTATTAAACTTATTGGTTAGCGATTAGAAGATCCGATTTTAAGAGGGAAAGCAGCAGTAAATGGGGAAGTTATCTTTTAAAACGCTGTTGAAAGCAAAAGGCAAAGTGTGTACGCTACTAACATACAAGTATAGATAATGGATTTTCAAACACTCCAGTCAATGGCCAAGACTCTTCGATCTTAAGCTCGTCTAAACTAACTAACTTCCCTTTAATTGTGTATAGTGTAATCCTTTTTAAACCCCTGCGCGCCATAGTGGTCTCTCGGTAACGTTTAGCGTATAtttataaatgttttatttatgtatagATACTACGTTTAGCACAGGGACACACTTCGCCCTGCCTCCGCTACTCTTCACAGATCTCGCGGACAGGTGTAGCGTAACAActtacaacaaaaaccaactaGACTAATTGCGATTGATGTGTAAGCAAAATCCTCTATTTACACCACACCACCTGTGTTTCATCACGGttaaaaaggaacaaaaaaatacataattaaATCACAGTAAGAGCAAAAAAGGAGCGCCACATTGGACGCCGTTTTCCGGTGCCGGTACTTAAGGTTAAatgggggaaagaaaaaacgctGTAGATTAATACGTCGATAATAGGCATTTTGGGAGGGTTTCGTCTAACTCGTCTCATCGTGACCTAGGAGCGAGCGCGCGATACGTTCGATAATGTCGCTACCGGCTACGAAGAGTGGTGTGGTGTTCGGCGCGAAGTAATAACCTTATCAGAAGGTGAAGGGAGGATGAAGTGCGCCAATTTATGTGTGTGCCCCCCGCTCCCCTTTTGATGCTGGTTATCAGGCCCGCTAACAAGACCGATCGTTCAATTTTCGGGAGGGTATCACCGCCGAAAACAACATTACCGAACTGGTCGCACTCGCACTGGCATGACATAGTCGCCTTGCTACTACAGGCGCAGTAACACACACAATAGCACTGGTACACCATGGCCGGGTGTTTTCTGTGCAGCTTAGGTAAGTGAATTAAAGAAATAAGGCTCATTTTACTAACtagtttcctttccttttttagGATGGATTGTGCGCTACTACCTGTACGCGTGTGCCGCCTGCTTTGGCATATTCGTGCTCCTTACCGTCCTCTCTAAGCTGGGCGAGCGGGGCAACAAGATTAAGTACTACAGCAAGTACGGCATGATTTACTTCGCGACCCAATCGTTCACCACACTGTTTGCGCCGTTCTCGCTGCTCCGACCGCGCAACATCGACAACTGCCGGTGAGCCTTTCCGgggggtttaaaaaaaagatatataactaattattgttttaaataatgcaCAGAATCATTGCCACGGTCATAGCACGCGCCTCGAAGCTGCTCGGCATCACGTGGGAGCTGCGGAATGCGCAAATTCTGCGCCAGGCGAAAGGTGCCATCGTTCTCACCAACCACCAGTCCTCGATGGATATATTGGGTGAGGgtgaaacagagagaaagagggtgtgggacacacacacacacacacgcgtggtTTTATCAGCAGGTGGAACTTTGGGGTTTGAATATATAAACCCCTTTTCCAAGGCGATAACGGATCGATTTTAAGGCGATAACGGATCTTGTTAATGAACTTTGGTTGCTTTCGTGGTGGTCTGATGTTGTAATATCTCAACCCACCTCTCCCATGGCCTTCCCTCGGAAATCGATACCCactgtggcgtgtgtgtgtgtgtgtgtgctgcaccGGTTACGTGTGTTAAGGGAATTAAAGCGTTGTTCTCATcgattttttgtaaataactGGATTAATATCGCttccctctttttttgttttgcttctagGTATGATGATCCTCTGGGACATACTGCGCAAGGTGGTGCCAATTGCCAAGCTGGAGCTCCTGTTCCTCTTCCCCTTCGGCCCGACCGCATGGCTGGCGGGTGTGCAGTACATAAATCGTAAAAATCGCCCCTCCGCAATGAAATCGTTCGACCGGTGTAAGCGCATGCTGACGGAGGACGGCGCGAAGATGTACATCTACCCGGAGGGTACGCGCTATCCCGAGCGCGGTATGCTACCGTTCAAGAAGGGTGCCTTCCACACGGCCATCGAGGCGCAGGTCCCGATCGTACCGGTTGTCTTCTCGCACATGTACTTCATCCAGTCGAAGCGGCACATCTTCGACGACGGGCACGTGATAATCGATACGCTCGAGCCGATCCCGACCGCCGGGCTGACGAAGGCCGATCTGGATCAGCTGATCGAGCGGACGCGCACGGCCATGCTCGCGCGGTACGAGGAGCTGAACCGGGAGGTGGACGACGGGCTGAAGAGCGTGCAGTGGGTCAATCGGGACCGGCCCCGGTTCACGGTGTACGAAGGTAAGAAGACGAACTGACCAAGGgggaagaataaaaacaaagactaacacacactcaccgaaAATCCGGAAGCTCTGTGAATGTTTAATTGATTGGGAATTAGCATCGGGgttttggttggtggtggtggttgttaaGGAGCGTCGGTCGTTGCGTGATGGTACTAACAAACGTCCCCACAAATAAGTGGAGCTTATTTGctcacgaaacacacacagaggcggACAcgagaaacaaatcaaaccacatTTATGCAAACATTGCCGTCTGAAGGTTGAACACAATGCTCAATTGGCCATAATCATAAGAAAACCGAAGCGCACGTCCGCGGCCAAGACGCGACGAATGGAGGGGGTGGGGGACACATACTCATAAACCgtttgttggttttatcaTCATTCGACTTAAACGGTTGtgatgttggtggtggtggtgttggttgaAGATAAAGTGGACGGATTGTACTTTTGCATGCACAATCaggcacacgcgcacacacagagtgGTCTCTCCGTGCGGTTTAATGATGGGGCAGTTTTAAACCTCCCCCAGTTCCCACTCCCTAAACGGTTGCGCACTCCGGTTAAATGCTATTGATTGTTGATATCAAGACGGAATTGGTGGATTATCCGCTCTATTACGGATAGAtttaaacaaaccatttttgACTGGCATTTTTGGGGCGGCAAAAGCCATGGAATTTAATAGTGTTTTCTCCCCCCCTCTCTGTCTGTGCGTAAACACGTGTGCCTCCTCTCCACGCGCGCTTTTGGCTGCAGATGCGCGATTGACGcaatgtgtttgttgttgcgtttgcgcttgcacactttttttgttgttgctgaagcAATAGGTTAGAAACACCTGAACCTCTCTAAGCTTATCCTTGAACTGACCGAACCGATCGCTTGAACATAacaaaggcaacaaaaaagcgaaaaaaaacagaagacgTACCTTTCGTAGTCATTATGAGGTGCTGGTGCGATGTTGCGCAGGTGAGAAGCGCTCTAAGCGCAAGCTGTTCTATCAAATcgcgtttcttttttgtgtacttTTCTTACAAGGCGTTATCTTACAAGGCGTACAGCACAGCAGATAGAAGATAAAACAGGCGCTATCAACAACACCTTCTTTTTTGGGAGAGatcatttaaaattaaaaaaatgcatttgtgAAGACAACTCACCGTGATCATCGTTTCCGTTGCGCTGAGCGTTGATTTTCGGCGGTAATCCGGACCGCTGATAACACgtttttttggtatttatttaaaacaaaaactgaaacGTACGTAGTCCAATGTCCAAAATACAAACCGCAAGCAGCCAGTGGCCAGTGGTGATTATCCTTCGGCTGCGGAAGGAAGCACGTGGTCTAATCTTCACTTCCCGGGTCTCTTGTACACTCcccaaacacatacacgcacacactccctAACAAACGCCTACTGTGGTGAATATATGCTCTCCCCACTAATTCTTTTCTACTGtctgtatctgtgtgtgtgtctttgtagAGTAACGGCGAGTGACGTTTCAACGGCGGCAGAACCTTGACGGcacgcacgcgcgcgcaacCGCGAACGGCGTGTGGTACCATCAGCGCCCCCTCCGGGGGTACGGACTGCGACCATTCACTCAGTCAACGGACTGCCGTCGGTCGAGGGAGTAGTGTGTGCCAGCCTGTGCCCGTACCTCTCAGCCAGCCAGCTAGACTGTCCCTGCGATTTTTGCGCGCACcgcggtgttggtggtgacGGACCGGTTTCACGGGGACGGCGTTAGAATTGGTTCCGCGACacttcgtttttttcctttctttctttgtttcgtTCTGGTTCTATTAGTTGCTCAGTTCCGCGTCTTCTAGTGCCCATTGTTCGTACGTTGTGTATTTTTCtagcgtgcgtgcgtgtgtgtgttctagcGGCGTAGTCGCGGTGTATTTGCGCTATATTAGTTATCGCGCGACgtgccccttttttttgctgctactgctgctgccgttgtccGTGAGTGGATAAATAGGGCTTGCAAAAATATACATCAAATGGTGTGATATATGCGCGAGAGCACAGGGCTTGTGTGGTCAAGTGGACAAGCACAGACGACGGCGACAATTTCTTTTGCTAACCAACCCCCAGCAGCGCAATCAGCATCCCAGGGAGAAGGAGGGTGGTTTTGTTGCCGCATTTGTGCCGCGTTGCCTATTGACGCGTCCGAGTTGCTAATTTGCATGCCGCCGCTGCCTGTGCTACCCCTCCGTGCTACCAGCGGACGCGAAACGGAAGCTTGATCGCCCAAAGCACGCACCAGCCGAATTTGGATGTGTCGCGCCAAGTCCACACCATAGCACAGGACGCGGTGGCGCAAAGCAGCAGGCTGTGAAAAATCGATTAATATTTAATCGTGGCAAAGaggcgtgcatgtgtgtgcatgtgtgtgtgtgtgtgtttgtgtgtaggtACGTCACCAATTCTGACAGCAAACTACCGGCAGGACGAGGAGACCTAGAGAACCCGTTAACGTCATCGCCCGGTTGAAACACAATAGAGAGCACTCCGAGAGTGTGAAGCcgatgcaaaagaaaatgcatcTCGAatagagtttgtgtgtgtgtggttttgtgatgAATTGCAGTTCTTGCACAGGCTGTGAGGTGTACGTAGTGCAAAGAAACACGAACATCATCGCGCCAATCGTCGACTCagtgaattgattttatttcaagtGCAATTAAGCTTGAACAACGAGCGCGCTCCTCAACCGGAAACCGACTGCGACTCTCagtgtctctctctcgcgctctctGTGTACTCCAACCCCCTCACCGATTTTGGTGGGACCGCAGACAGGCGGAACTGGTACCCCAAGAGTGCTGTGAAAGTGAAGATTcttggtgtgttgtgtgctacTGTGTCTTGCGAACTTGTGCCGCTTCAACGGGCGCGCTTACCTGCCTACTGTCTGTAGcacaacgaaacgaaagaaaaagtgAGCAGCACGATTAGACGAAGAACCTATCTAGCTAGGGCCACCACTAGGGCCGGCTTCTAACCCGACCCTGTTGTGAAGAAAGAACAATCAACAAGAAGGCAGAcagacaacagcaacatcatgGCGACGCTCGTGGAAGGAATCATGATAGCGGCGATGGTaagcagtttgttttgttgtagcCATTTAACctttcttacacacacacacacctcccaAAATCGGCGTTCCGGTTGGTCACTTTTGTGGCGGGGCTTTGGGGTAGGTTCGATgggcaagtttttttttcttaatttttggggtttttgggCCGATTTTTGAAGGTGATCTCATCACAGATTCTTGCATCACAGCGGGTGGTGGTGTCTTTCAGGGTCAATGGGGAGATGATTTTTGGAGAATTTTGTAACATATACTGGGGTGGGGGTTACCTTGGTAACCTGAAATCGAtgcaaatttgttttgtgaaaCACGGCCGCCTACTGCTGTGGCTAGTTGGTATTTTGGGATCATGGCTACAGTTGGAGCCTTTTAATATGTACAGCTACAGTTGCTCAATAAATTGATTGTATACTTAAATTTCTTGCAAtcattttgcaatattttgtcCAATTCTCAAGCTAGAGTTCACATTTCGTTGCCATTATTCGATAGATAATCTTTTTGAGCAGTGATTTCGAATATAATCATAATTTGTCAATCACATTTtggataaaatgtaaaaaaaacatcattatttGAAGTCAAACAATTGATGGTACATCTGCGATTAAAT
Coding sequences within:
- the LOC120899682 gene encoding zinc finger protein 467-like; the encoded protein is MLEEGTTPPPPPPLQVGMNIANGPAATAERQLCRLCLGRDGELVDIFAAQQQTPHSGESLAGRIQGCLQLDVTQHDTLPRWICKPCLEKVDDFAAFRERCKQNERKLLLGEEDILHTKDGPTVGPTGEQTEEEEDDDEDEEMEMIVIDPSRDYESSNDSLPHRFEPSGVVNGGDPAAALQPEPHAEEEEPEGSDAEEGDEEEEEEEEDELKCDTAPGGTAPNGLPDTSFHTAASNTAPQKTVVFTCKYCDVAFAAASACQLHEMQDHDLLAPYACIFCQYKTSIRMFLITHIRDSHAVTRPYICIQCNKGFLRRSDLKKHTFVHTGVRPYACDQCGKSFSRNTNLKKHMRTHLGVKPHGCDLCPRSFANKADLIRHRSFHHAQETQHACIRCGAVYTQKDKLYDHERYCMGKPLPFGMGEMVKQEAPAPFGLSVAAPVPPPQPAQLLQASEPIVSEQPPSYVPVQPVAAPPVAVTPPSSKIYSCTKCPKRFLSKASLRAHQAIHPAEVDARPYECPVCRKQIVGKREYDRHQQTHSELKPFGCGTCGKRFSRRDKLHRHERIHQQAERHFTCPTCAARFVRKDAYESHLKVHCAPLYGAVQEMAMPTMQQQPQQQPPSQQHSLLYSMMGGDDGALLGVDPSLRM
- the LOC120899685 gene encoding 1-acyl-sn-glycerol-3-phosphate acyltransferase beta-like isoform X2; this encodes MAGCFLCSLGWIVRYYLYACAACFGIFVLLTVLSKLGERGNKIKYYSKYGMIYFATQSFTTLFAPFSLLRPRNIDNCRIIATVIARASKLLGITWELRNAQILRQAKGAIVLTNHQSSMDILGMMILWDILRKVVPIAKLELLFLFPFGPTAWLAGVQYINRKNRPSAMKSFDRCKRMLTEDGAKMYIYPEGTRYPERGMLPFKKGAFHTAIEAQVPIVPVVFSHMYFIQSKRHIFDDGHVIIDTLEPIPTAGLTKADLDQLIERTRTAMLARYEELNREVDDGLKSVQWVNRDRPRFTVYEE
- the LOC120899685 gene encoding 1-acyl-sn-glycerol-3-phosphate acyltransferase beta-like isoform X1, producing the protein MAGCFLCSLGWIVRYYLYACAACFGIFVLLTVLSKLGERGNKIKYYSKYGMIYFATQSFTTLFAPFSLLRPRNIDNCRIIATVIARASKLLGITWELRNAQILRQAKGAIVLTNHQSSMDILGMMILWDILRKVVPIAKLELLFLFPFGPTAWLAGVQYINRKNRPSAMKSFDRCKRMLTEDGAKMYIYPEGTRYPERGMLPFKKGAFHTAIEAQVPIVPVVFSHMYFIQSKRHIFDDGHVIIDTLEPIPTAGLTKADLDQLIERTRTAMLARYEELNREVDDGLKSVQWVNRDRPRFTVYEGKKTN